A single region of the Salvia miltiorrhiza cultivar Shanhuang (shh) chromosome 8, IMPLAD_Smil_shh, whole genome shotgun sequence genome encodes:
- the LOC130999635 gene encoding uncharacterized protein LOC130999635: MSVSTQTLRCFSPLSSSSSSSSNCQWRRAALIRCSRSASVQEALIELHKPPPPTPDEDKRTSSSGIQVPRQRYVPVSKSELLDAIVSSMFPSPEEARQFLALSQCLDSILHAEHKTILEEMRSYYDDLTLSTKAKTDDFPAVANEDSEHEGDETDSKSKLSLPLGFTLDLGSLLDFSSRNEQRDSIKASRTAIPGHFQRAFMRLLNNAEFEELSPRDLMLTSALNTDYLLTLPIYIDWKRASVSSVIVFRRGYTTERQKGLLIAEKLDYLQSKLLQNILFLIAKPMGRLGVWLDEIFKSVIRIQDTDVLAKRFKRWLEGLSLSLKSSSYDGKIFDELDEIDILSSELPIWVAAQKAVSLYEGILSKFGPRERLLRKFLAWVGLVPSIPEEAFDLHLDSSSSESKFSPSFLPRISLSDIWKPASPRYCGNDFRKMLKTAVSILSSQSILQEPAFQELVLLYIGNNGERETPDQAEVPSLQMKIYETIPIPDLPVIFPHKQLSFRILDAVRLDAATILGLLAYFFSYKFVNILSSPSAIFLDVAAATAFGIYMFRVLLGYKQTSDRYQLLVNRTLYEKTVASGFGSIHFLLDASEQQQYKEAILVYATLLKAESDQVRSTKGIAHKCEAFMYDVFQEKVEMAVDKAINTLLRLGLVVKKSGDNDDVVHPIPCATASITLRNRWNTLIN, from the exons ATGTCCGTATCTACGCAGACTCTGCGCTGCTTCAGCCCTCtctcatcatcatcttcatcttcttccaaTTGCCAATGGCGTCGTGCTGCCCTCATTCGCTGCTCTCGCTCAGCCTCGGTGCAGGAAGCTCTAATTGAGCTGCATAAGCCCCCGCCGCCGACGCCAGATGAAGATAAGCGTACTAGTAGCTCGGGAATTCAGGTGCCGAGGCAGAGATACGTACCTGTTTCCAAGTCGGAATTACTGGACGCCATTGTGTCCTCCATGTTCCCCTCGCCGGAGGAAGCTCGTCAATTTCTCGCTCTTTCCCA GTGCTTGGATTCGATTCTTCATGCCGAACACAAAACCATTTTAGAGGAAATGAGAAGTTACTATGATGATCTTACTCTTTCCACCAAGGCCAAGACTGATGATTTTCCAGCTGTGGCGAATGAGGATAGTGAACATGAAGGAGATGAGACTGACTCCAAATCCAAGCTGTCATTGCCCCTTGGTTTTACCCTCGACCTCGGTTCACTTTTGGATTTTTCATCCAGGAATGAGCAGAGGGATTCTATCAAGGCTTCCAG AACTGCCATCCCAGGTCATTTTCAACGCGCTTTCATGAGACTGCTCAACAATGCTGAGTTTGAAGAGTTGTCTCCCAGGGATTTGATGTTGACTTCAGCACTAAATACTGATTACCTCCTTACCTTGCCTATTTATATTGACTGGAAAAGAGCATCGGTGTCCAGTGTTATTGTATTCAG GCGGGGATACACAACTGAGAGGCAGAAGGGCCTGCTAATTGCTGAAAAGCTGGATTACTTGCAGTCAAAGTTATTGCAGAACATTCTTTTTCTTATTGCTAAACCAATGGGGAGATTAGGTGTCTGGTTGGATGAG ATATTCAAGAGTGTTATACGGATACAGGATACAGACGTTTTGGCAAAAAGATTTAAGCGTTGGCTTGAGGGCTTGTCTCTTTCCCTGAAGTCCAGTTCCTATGATGGAAAAATATTTGATGAGCTTGATGAAATAGACATCTTATCCAGTGAGCTCCCAATCTGGGTTGCTGCACAGAAAGCTGTATCTCTTTATGAAGGAATTCTCTCAAAATTTGGTCCGCGTGAGAGGCTCTTAAGGAAGTTTTTAGCATGGGTGGGCCTTGTACCATCAATTCCTGAGGAAGCATTTGACCTTCACTTGGACAGTAGTAGTTCTGAATCCAAATTTAG CCCAAGTTTCCTACCAAGGATATCCCTTAGCGACATTTGGAAACCTGCATCACCTAGATATTGTGGAAATGACTTCAGGAAGATGTTAAAAACAGCCGTTTCAATTCTATCCTCACAATCTATTCTGCAG GAGCCAGCATTCCAAGAATTAGTCTTGCTATATATTGGGAACAATGGAGAAAGGGAAACTCCAGATCAAGCTGAGGTGCCTTCATTGCAAATGAAAATCTATGAGACAATTCCTATTCCAGATTTGCCG GTTATTTTTCCTCACAAGCAGCTGTCTTTCCGTATCCTTGACGCG GTACGGTTGGATGCTGCAACAATATTGGGACTTCTGGCGTACTTCTTCAGCTATAAATTTGTTAACATTTTATCTTCACC ATCTGCAATATTTTTGGATGTAGCTGCAGCCACTGCATTTGGGATATATATGTTTCGTGTACTTTTGGGATACAAACAAACAAGTGATAGATATCAA CTTCTGGTGAATAGGACACTATACGAGAAAACAGTAGCTAGCGGCTTTGGTTCTATCCATTTTCTTCTCGACGCGTCTGAACAGCAGCAA TACAAAGAAGCCATTTTGGTGTATGCAACCCTACTTAAAGCAGAGAGTGACCAG GTGAGAAGCACCAAAGGCATTGCCCATAAATGTGAGGCATTCATGTATGATGTTTTCCAAGAGAAG GTGGAAATGGCAGTTGACAAGGCCATAAACACACTGTTGAGGTTGGGTTTA